ATTATTGAAGATAGTTCTGTTCTCGACACATAGTACTTTTGCTTGATATTAGCGGTAGTTGCAGGAGCCAAACAAAATCGGATATTAATGATTGGTACTTAGGGAAACTGTGAACACAACTTTCAAGGGGCAACTGTGGGAAAAGAGGCCTTTTTAAGCAGACGTCATTCACGGACATTACAATGATTCTAAACTGGTACTATAACCTAACAACATCTAGGAGTTTTCCCCATGCCTTTAGCGAGTGTTTTTTTCTGTCTGCACGTGCTTGTGTGTGTTTGTTTATGGGTGCATGCAAGGTCTGCCGTAGCGCCTGGTATGGgacgtaccataccataccggaaGAAAACTAGTACAAAACACATATTTAAGTCGGTACAAGCCCTATACCGTCCGTATTGTCGCGTACTGCCCCGTATCAAGGCATACCGACCTGTACCTAGATGCGTACTAGTCTGCACCAAGGCTTACTGAGATGAAAATTGAGAAAATAGATAAGAGAGCTATTTTGATATAGAGGTGTactataccataccgtaccgaaccGATAAGGTACCGATTCGTTACTCGGTATCGAGATTGCGGACCTTGGGTGCATGTGTATTTTGATGGAAGGACTTTCTAGGATTATAGGGTATAGGCTTCAAGcaaagatcaaaaaaaaaaaatggtacacTTGACTAAGGTTCACCATACCAGTACCAGACCCCGTACTGATGCCACACTAGCAGAGTATCGATATGGTACGATATGGAGTTTTTTTAGCGTATCGAAGGTCTGTACGCCAcctgtaccggtaccggtaccgaactagTACGATACGACATACCATGCACTTGACTTGTGTTTAGAACCTCTAGTCTTTTGCAGCTACCactctggtggtttggagtcAATCTTTTCCACTGAACTTCTCAATTGTGACATCAGCACCTTCAAGTAGTGCCCTTAATCACAATATCAGTTTTATGTCAGCTTCCTCATAACTTCAGGTGGTCTTCCACCAGACAAAGGGTTTCTTAAACTCTGGGCGGCAATAATGATTACTCAAAGCTTCCATGGGTGGTGAGCTTTTTGGGCTTTCCAACTATTACTGCTTTGTATGTGTGCTGCAGATAAAGTGATCTGGATAAAGGGTTTGATTCTGTAAATTCAGAAGTTAGAGGGAACTTAATCAGAAGAGAATATGCTGCAAATTTGTTAATTTTCAAATGATTGTCTCCATAGTGGTAGGTTTAGTTTTTATAATTCTATTTTCAAGGAAATCTTGACCGAGAAAGCATAATGACAAAATTGTAGCTTCGAAATGATTTAAATTGTATATAATTTATGTCTGGTAAAGctgcatttttttcctttttcttttttctttaactGATTAACAGACACCACCTTTTTTCTTGATATGGTCTACTTTGTCACTTTTATTGTTATATGACATAAAGAGTGTTGGAGAGGATTTTAACAAAGAGGAACACACTGATGTTGGGATGTATGGTAGTTCTTCAAGGTGAATATACCATGCCATGGTGGCATTTTGTCTTGAGCTCATTGGAATTCTAGAAAAATCTAAAAGAAAACTTGTATTGAGGGGGTTTAATTCACTTCGTAGATTCAAAAGCTATAAACACAAGGTTGACTGCTAGTACAATGGTGATCTACAGTTATAATGGCTTAGCTAGTTAATTAAAAAGAAGTGGATCCCTGATCACTCTGCTTCTCTTAATAAGAGGGATTTTCGAACTAGTTGAGTTTTGTGAGAAGTGGGTGGGTTTGAGTATCTTTGCTGATAATGTTCAATTGAAGGAATGAGAGGAAGGTTGATGCATTGAAGTATTCATCCTTTTTCTGAAGAAAAAATAAGTATTATTTAATTGCCTCTTTTctcacaaaaaaatatttaatagccTCAAtcttattgttattttttgtaGTTCAGAAAGTGAATATGACTGCTCAGACTTAGTAATGGTAGAAAACTAACTTGTGAGAATAGCAACATAAAACAGTGGAAAATTTTCTTCAGGAGTTTGAATATTAGTTATTAAGCGCCTTAAAAACTTTTATTCAAATCTctatctcttcctctctctagcacaaaataaagtttaaaaaCCTATCAAATTTATGGCTTTTAGGCCCTCAATTTTTTGTTATTTGGATCATAGAAGTCTGAgagtttaaattttaaaaagctCTTTATTTCTTGCCTCAAATGTCTGACTGTGTGCATAACAACCTTTGAGGTTCCAAGCATTGGCATTTTCAAGCTATAtttatgtttttcttctttattttcaggTTCAATAGCAATGATCACAGCTGGTCTCCTTTTCTCTTgctattttttccttttctccctACACCGACACAGAAATCTTCTCAAGTCAATCATTTTTTGGAGGAGTAAATCAAACAATGCACAAAATATTGAAGCAGTTTTAGAAAATTACGGTTCCCTTGTGATGTAGCACCAGTGcgggggaagaggagaagaaggaagaacaagagaaggagaaggaagaagaggttgtagagacgcaggaagaatagagaaggagaggagaagaagagaagaaagaacgtagggaaaagaaattcttaatcattcattaaaccctaatcatgaaaatagtttcctatatatagggcccaaatacacaacttgcataaaccccccttacacagaaataaatcctaatgaacccacaaataacacaaataagccctaaaatgcaaataagcccagaaataaaataaactacaaataaaccctagaatgcaaataagcccaaaaataaaataataaaataaatatgcaaataaacgagtctggctcaatccgggggctcaggatcatctggatgaagggctctgatgtccccatcaacttgCCCCGAAAAGATACAAGTATGCAGATCTGAAGAAGATAACAAACTCTTTCTGTGGCAAACTTGGCCAAGGAGGTTATGGCATTGTGTACAAAGGTAGCCTGCAAGATGGTCGTTTGGTGGCTGTGAAGTTCTTAAGAAACTCCAGGGGTGATGGAGAGGAATTTGTGAACGAAGTTGTCAGCATTGGTAGGACCTCCCATGTTAACGTTGTTAGTCTAATTGGCTTTTGCTTAGAGGGGTCTAAAAGGGCTCTCATTTATGACTATATGCCCAATGGATCACTGGAGAAGTACATCTATTCAGAGAACCCAAAAACTACTCTTGGCTGGGAAAAGTTGTACGAAATAGCAATTGGCATTGCCCGAGGGCTAGAATATTTGCATCGAGGGTGCAACACACGCATAGTACACTTTGACATCAAACCCCACAATATCCTTCTAGATCAAGAATTTTGTCCTAAAATTGCAGATTTTGGGTTAGCTAAATTATGCCCTCCGAAGGACAGTACCCTTTCAGTGACAGGTGCTAGAGGAACCATAGGGTTTATCGCCCCAGAAGTCTTCTCTAGAAATTTTGGAGTTGTTTCTACTAAGTCAGATGTCTATAGCTATGGAATGATGGTTTTAGAAATGGTTGGAGGAAGAAAAAATGTAAAAGCAAGTGTAGAGAATACTAGTGAAATTTATTTTCCGCATTGGATTTACGATCATTTGGACCAAGTTGGAGATTTACAGGCTATTGAAGTGACAACAGAATCAGAAGAATTGGCGAAAAAGATGATCTTAGTTGGTTTGTGGTGCACACAGACGATGCCCGGGAGTCGACCTTCAATGAGCAGGGTAGTTGATATGTTGGGAGGAAGCATCAGTGACTTGCAATTGCCTCCAAAGCCGCATCTATGTTCTCCTTTGCATTCATTCAGAACTTCATCTAATCCTACCAGTTAGGATGATTTAACAAATGCTATTATCTGCTTGTGCAATGCTCGGGACAATACATTATTAGACCTGGTGCTGTATATAAGACAAAGTCAAAGAAGAATTGAGTCATCTGGTGATTATTTTACTTCAAAGCTCTGAAATGGAGAGTGTCAAGCTTAGTGTGCAGTGGCCATCATGTCTGAAGAAGAATGCAAAAAGATAAAAACAAAAGTGTCCTTCATTCAAGTATATGTGCAACCCTTGATAGGAACAACATTTGCAAAGATGAATCTAAACCTCTATAGCATCTGCTTATGTTCACGAAAGCTATATGCAGGTAG
This is a stretch of genomic DNA from Phoenix dactylifera cultivar Barhee BC4 chromosome 9, palm_55x_up_171113_PBpolish2nd_filt_p, whole genome shotgun sequence. It encodes these proteins:
- the LOC120112000 gene encoding PR5-like receptor kinase, which encodes QLAPKRYKYADLKKITNSFCGKLGQGGYGIVYKGSLQDGRLVAVKFLRNSRGDGEEFVNEVVSIGRTSHVNVVSLIGFCLEGSKRALIYDYMPNGSLEKYIYSENPKTTLGWEKLYEIAIGIARGLEYLHRGCNTRIVHFDIKPHNILLDQEFCPKIADFGLAKLCPPKDSTLSVTGARGTIGFIAPEVFSRNFGVVSTKSDVYSYGMMVLEMVGGRKNVKASVENTSEIYFPHWIYDHLDQVGDLQAIEVTTESEELAKKMILVGLWCTQTMPGSRPSMSRVVDMLGGSISDLQLPPKPHLCSPLHSFRTSSNPTS